From uncultured Pseudodesulfovibrio sp.:
CCTACTTCAAAACATTCCCAAAATTCGCTCTGAAGTTCTCCGGAAGCATCCCAAATGGACTCGATCTGATTATTCGCCGGCACATCCTTGAAGGTGATGGTCACGTTCGAGCCGGTAGCCACATAATTTTTCGCGCCTTTGTATCTGTAATACCGAGTGGAGCCATCCCCGTGCTGTCCCTTGAGACCGTCTTTTGCTTCAAAACCGTCACCGTCGAGCAACTCAATGGTGTCGCCAGCTTTCCCATCACGAAAGCCATCACCATTGGCATCCTTGATTTCACGGTCACGCCAGCCGTCGAATGGCACTTCACGAGTCTTCAGGCGAAAATCCTTCATCTCTCCAACACGGGACATCCACAAGGTGTCAGGCTTGTCCGGTATCCCCGCTAAAACCAATCGTTGCTGATAAAAACCAACCACTGACGGATAATTATTCTCGGCCCAAGATTCTGGCTTGCCGGTAAAAACCATTTCTTCAATGGTCCACGACTCAGCACTCTCACGCTTCACGGTGCGGGGCGGATGGTCAGAATGTACGACAATGAGCATATCACCGGACTGGGCATACCGGAGCTGGCTGAATTCCTGTGCCTTGTAGGGGATGTCTCCCTCGAATTCGCTCTCTCTTGTCAGAGCTGAAAAGACACGCATACGGCCTTGACCGGACTCATTTTCACCGAATTCCACAACAAAAGTTCGTGAACCATCCAGTTCAAAAGGTATCAACAGTGCCGGCTTCTTCGAATTGATGGCTTCGGCCAAAAATCGAAAACCGGACCGCCGGGTCGTCCCACCGTGGGGATGTACTTGAAAATTCTCCAGAACTCGACATCCATTAAAATACTTGGAGATATCGGTTCTTCCGTCCAGACGGGGACTGATTTCACCTGCTGTAAAATTGGTTACTGAGGGTGTGCTTATACTCATAACTCGCTCGGCTCCTTTTTATCGGGGGCTCGCCCCGGACATGCGACAAAGCATAGCCCCGGTTTTCGCACCGGAGAACGATCCGGTATTCACAGGAGTCGAGAGGTATAAAAAAACAACTTGACGGGATTTTTGGGATGACGATGAAGGGGATACTTCAATAGCAATGTTTAACCTTTATAATATCAGCATGTTACAAACATACTAAAATTCAGCACAACACTGAAAAAAAAGGAAATGTTAAAGAATGATATGCGAATGGATACCGAATGGCATACAAAAGCACTGAAGGGAGACCTTGACTATTGCCCATGACAACACAGATTCAGAAAAGCACAAAAAACCCTTATTTCAGTATATTAAACCGAAATAAGGGCGTTATGGACGTTGTACAAATTTACGTGATTAATTCACCGCTGCGGACACCGGTTCGTCACCGCCTCCCTTCTCACGATTCAAGCGGATAACCTGTGTGGTAAAGGTTGTTTCACCTGGCATACAGGCGGGACACCCTTCGGACAGGATCACGCACCGTTCGTCGAGGGTAGACACATCGATTCCGGCCAGCTTGAGCAGCCGGGTCGTCATGCCGGGCCGCCAAAGGACTGGTTGGCCGCATCGGTGGCATTCCACATACAGGGTTTCTGGATCAAATTTCTTTGTCATATGTAGAAAATAATCCTCCTCAGAGGGAATGGCAAGGGCGATGATATTATAATCATTCATATTTGACAGACCGGAAAACCCTGCTTGGCATCAAACTTGATATATCGAATCGGTTGGCAATATATTCCACAAAACGCTTTCAAGGACACGTTGTGAAAACTCAATATCTGATTATCGGAGCCGGACCTACCGGACTGGGCGCAGCTCATCGACTAAAAGAACTGGGCAATGAGGACTTCCTGATTCTGGAACAGCACGACTATGCAGGTGGCTTGTCGGCCAGTTTCACGGATGACAAAGGATTCACCTGGGATATCGGTGGACACGTGGTCTTTTCCCACTATGAGTATTTTGACACGCTCATGGACTCCCTGCTCGGCGACGATCGATTGGAGCATGAACGAGAATCCTGGGTCCGGTCCAACAACACATGGGTTCCATACCCGTTTCAGAACAACATTCGCCACTTGCCCAAAGAGGCACGGTGGGAATGCGTCAAGGGACTGTTACCGGGCAACAGGACCGAAGTCTCGCCCACAAATTTCGCACAGTGGATCGACTCCATTTTCGGGACGGGCATCGCAAAGCATTTCATGACCCCATACAATTTTAAAGTATGGGCCACGCCACCTGAATTGATGCAGTTCAACTGGATCGGCGAACGCGTGTCTGTTGTTGATCTGAAAAAAGTGCTCAAAAACATCATCCTTGAACAGGACGATGTTGCATGGGGACCAAACAATACCTTCAAATTCCCTCTCAAGGGTGGCACGGGTGAAATATTCCGGCGTCTGGCTTCACGCATGGAAGACCGTATTCAATACGGGCAATCTGTGGTCGCCATTGATGCAAAAAGCAAAAAAGCAACGACTGCTGAAGGGCTTGAAATCGAATACGAGACCCTGCTCAACACTGCCCCTCTCGACATGCTGGCAAGCCAATGGCTCACCGAAAAGAATAATACAGTGGTGAATGCCGCAGGCAAGCTCACCCACAATTCGGTCTATGTAGCAGGCGTGGGCATGGACATTAAAAATGACGCCGAGCGCAATTCCCGGTGCTGGATGTACTACCCAGAGTCAAATTCACCCTTTTACAGGGTCACGAATTTCCATAACTACTCACCCAACAACGTGGCCAAACCGGGTCAGCAACTCGGATTCATGTGTGAATCATCCTTCTCCGAACACAAGCCGGAAAAGCTCAACGAACTGATGGACCGCACCATAGAGGGTCTGGTAAACACTTCCATGATGGACGCGGCCAGGAAAGACGACATCCTGACCACATGGGATATCGCCGTGGATTACGGATACCCCGTGCCCTGTCTGGAGCGCGACAAGGCTCTTGCCGTACTCCAACCGACGTTGGAAGCCATGCAAATCTATTCCCGAGGCCGTTTCGGCGGCTGGAAATATGAAGTCGCCAACATGGACCACTCGGTTATGCAGGGTGTGGAATGGGCAGAACGCATGGTCCTCGGCACACCTGAAAAGACTTATACACTGGATTAACACACCATGAATACAGCTGTTTTCGAACAACGCCGCGAAGCCCTCAAAGAAGAGCTCAAGGCACGCAATCTTCCTGCTCTGCTCGTTTCCCACGCCGCCAACCGCTATTACCTGTCCGGCTTTGAACTGCATGATCCGCAGTGCAATGAATCCGCCGGCTGGCTGCTCATTACGGCAGATGGCGACGATTACCTCTTCACCGATCCCCGGTACATGGATGCGGCCCGACAGGTTTGGGATGAAAAAAATATCGGCATCTATACGGCCAGAAAACACGATGAAGTCTGCTCATTCCTCAAGGGAAAAGGCGTCACCTCCATGGGATTCGAGCCTAAAGCACTGCATCTTTTCGACTATGACAAGCTCAGCTCTTTGGTCCAACTGACCCTCACGGAAAACGTGGTTGAGAGCCTACGCCTGTACAAGGACGACGAAGAAATCCGACGCATGGAAGAATCCATTCGACTTAACCACGAACTTTTCGAATACATTGAAGGGCAGCTCATCCCCGGCAAAACCGAAGTGGAAATAGCCTGGGAAGTGGAAAAATTCTTCCGTGAACAGGGAGCCGAGGAATTG
This genomic window contains:
- a CDS encoding FAD-dependent oxidoreductase, coding for MKTQYLIIGAGPTGLGAAHRLKELGNEDFLILEQHDYAGGLSASFTDDKGFTWDIGGHVVFSHYEYFDTLMDSLLGDDRLEHERESWVRSNNTWVPYPFQNNIRHLPKEARWECVKGLLPGNRTEVSPTNFAQWIDSIFGTGIAKHFMTPYNFKVWATPPELMQFNWIGERVSVVDLKKVLKNIILEQDDVAWGPNNTFKFPLKGGTGEIFRRLASRMEDRIQYGQSVVAIDAKSKKATTAEGLEIEYETLLNTAPLDMLASQWLTEKNNTVVNAAGKLTHNSVYVAGVGMDIKNDAERNSRCWMYYPESNSPFYRVTNFHNYSPNNVAKPGQQLGFMCESSFSEHKPEKLNELMDRTIEGLVNTSMMDAARKDDILTTWDIAVDYGYPVPCLERDKALAVLQPTLEAMQIYSRGRFGGWKYEVANMDHSVMQGVEWAERMVLGTPEKTYTLD
- a CDS encoding aminopeptidase P family protein, whose product is MNTAVFEQRREALKEELKARNLPALLVSHAANRYYLSGFELHDPQCNESAGWLLITADGDDYLFTDPRYMDAARQVWDEKNIGIYTARKHDEVCSFLKGKGVTSMGFEPKALHLFDYDKLSSLVQLTLTENVVESLRLYKDDEEIRRMEESIRLNHELFEYIEGQLIPGKTEVEIAWEVEKFFREQGAEELAFSTIVGVGPNAAKPHCIPGETKLRDNELVLIDTGCRYLDYNSDQTRTFWVGDTPSDRFKKTMDQVREAQQAAIDIIRPGLPFVDAYKASYAVFEKAGVESLFTHGLGHGVGLETHEPPSLSRGAQGVLEAGMVVTVEPGLYDPEWGGIRWEYEILVTEDGCRVL